In Treponema primitia ZAS-1, a single window of DNA contains:
- a CDS encoding MFS transporter — MGSLLSPYRLGKARDRYNVFNVFNALSYALLAGNIITLYALRLNASSTIIGLLNALVYVSFFFLPLGKILCKIFPIIKIYTIAWVMRALSMVVVLFVPFLESAGRHNDALKLTILGVSLFHLFRGTGLIANNPVLDELASGPDRGSYMTMIQIINNAVAMFASFALAMLLGRNPSLILYAVIMAAGIVGGVFSGALLRGIPEPEKDSGGSKGGLWTITKDAFSKPAFRNFMLLFLLVALVSAIARIFIVVYAREVFSQSDGMVSLYTVFGGLGALMMGMIIKFLVDRVGAKPLYLTCIIVSFISLLPMIFFPRSAVDNTATVIPYLSFLFFIVNFGFIGAEGIAQTYFLSLIPAQGMMDLGILYFFIFGIGGGGGSFLAGIFLDVFDSMGLSVFITFKVLFTILAMILAVVLIFQKKLVSLGSLPLKGALEIMFSFKDLRAITLLDKLKKTEASEEEELLLEALYETPSKLALKGLLDKAKSPRLATRSDAIRAVGALENLGEDAEKALMADLVNNPFTTAYLSARILGNHGFFPAAPLLRELAASKDYMLAGEATIALAKLRDEAFRPEIEKLIAKTKNPRMKIMGVEALGIYGSPNSLSALMDILRVKDPPPYLRDTVILAMASILDIQNKFYPLLIRFREDPSLAPTLARDEAEEAYELFMSSRRGWRASRKEPEGYFTTKQAKALQPAIATYMNEFKGAALTRWILELPQDLVQEVIRVVLSELILDDEFASYDRLKLLISHWAAHQLRILTKDVLHNPPALR, encoded by the coding sequence ATGGGTAGCCTTCTCTCTCCATATCGTCTTGGTAAAGCCAGGGATCGGTATAATGTTTTTAACGTCTTCAACGCCCTGTCCTATGCCCTCCTGGCGGGAAATATAATTACCCTCTATGCCCTGCGGCTGAACGCATCCTCCACCATAATTGGGCTCCTCAATGCCCTGGTATATGTCTCTTTCTTCTTTTTACCCCTGGGAAAGATACTCTGTAAGATATTTCCTATTATAAAGATTTACACCATCGCCTGGGTCATGCGCGCCCTGTCCATGGTGGTGGTACTTTTCGTGCCTTTTCTGGAAAGCGCAGGCCGCCATAACGACGCCTTGAAATTAACCATCCTGGGGGTATCCCTGTTCCATTTATTCCGGGGTACCGGGCTTATTGCGAACAACCCGGTACTGGACGAACTGGCATCGGGGCCCGACCGGGGCAGTTATATGACCATGATTCAGATTATCAACAACGCCGTGGCTATGTTCGCCAGTTTTGCCCTGGCCATGCTCCTGGGCCGGAACCCCTCGCTCATCCTCTACGCAGTCATCATGGCGGCGGGTATCGTGGGAGGGGTTTTCAGCGGCGCCCTGCTCCGGGGCATTCCGGAACCGGAGAAGGATTCCGGCGGATCAAAGGGCGGACTCTGGACAATTACCAAAGACGCCTTTTCTAAGCCCGCTTTTCGGAACTTTATGCTCCTGTTTTTGCTGGTTGCCCTGGTTTCCGCCATTGCCCGGATTTTCATCGTGGTTTATGCCCGGGAAGTATTCTCCCAAAGTGACGGCATGGTTTCTCTCTACACGGTTTTCGGAGGCCTGGGCGCCTTGATGATGGGGATGATTATAAAATTTCTTGTGGACAGGGTCGGGGCAAAACCGCTGTACCTCACCTGCATTATCGTAAGCTTTATAAGTCTCCTTCCGATGATTTTTTTTCCCAGGAGCGCGGTGGATAATACCGCTACGGTGATACCCTACCTATCTTTCCTGTTTTTTATCGTGAATTTCGGGTTCATTGGCGCCGAGGGAATTGCCCAGACTTATTTTCTTTCCTTAATTCCTGCGCAGGGAATGATGGATCTGGGGATCCTCTATTTTTTCATTTTCGGCATCGGCGGCGGCGGCGGATCCTTTCTGGCGGGTATCTTTCTGGATGTATTTGACAGTATGGGGCTTTCGGTGTTTATCACCTTCAAAGTTCTTTTTACTATCCTTGCAATGATCCTGGCGGTGGTCCTTATTTTTCAGAAGAAGCTGGTATCCCTGGGGTCCCTGCCCCTAAAGGGCGCCCTGGAAATCATGTTTTCCTTCAAGGATCTCCGGGCCATAACCCTTTTAGATAAGCTGAAAAAAACCGAGGCTTCGGAAGAAGAAGAACTACTCCTGGAGGCGCTTTATGAAACCCCCTCCAAGCTTGCCCTAAAGGGACTGCTGGATAAAGCAAAGTCGCCCCGGCTGGCTACCCGTTCCGATGCAATCCGCGCTGTGGGCGCCCTGGAAAATCTCGGCGAGGATGCGGAAAAAGCCCTGATGGCGGATCTGGTTAACAATCCCTTTACTACCGCCTATTTATCCGCCCGGATCCTGGGGAACCACGGATTTTTTCCCGCAGCGCCGCTCCTCCGGGAATTGGCAGCCTCCAAGGACTATATGCTTGCGGGGGAAGCCACGATTGCCCTGGCAAAACTGCGGGACGAAGCATTCCGGCCGGAAATTGAAAAGCTCATCGCCAAGACCAAAAATCCCCGGATGAAGATCATGGGAGTGGAAGCCCTGGGAATTTACGGTTCCCCCAATTCCCTTTCGGCGCTTATGGACATACTCCGGGTGAAGGATCCCCCGCCATATCTCCGGGACACGGTGATCCTGGCTATGGCCAGTATCTTGGATATCCAGAATAAGTTTTATCCCCTCCTGATCCGTTTTCGCGAGGATCCTTCCTTGGCTCCCACCCTTGCCCGTGATGAAGCCGAAGAAGCCTATGAGCTGTTCATGTCCAGCCGCCGGGGCTGGAGGGCATCCCGGAAAGAACCTGAGGGATATTTCACAACAAAACAGGCTAAAGCCCTGCAGCCTGCGATTGCAACCTATATGAATGAATTCAAAGGCGCCGCCCTGACGCGTTGGATCCTTGAGCTTCCCCAGGATCTGGTACAGGAAGTCATCCGGGTAGTCCTTTCCGAGCTTATTTTGGATGATGAATTCGCCTCCTATGACCGGCTCAAACTCCTCATCTCCCATTGGGCCGCCCACCAACTGCGGATTTTGACCAAGGACGTACTTCACAATCCCCCCGCGCTCCGGTAA
- a CDS encoding anthranilate synthase component I family protein, producing MPYRPSPEEAASLAGDFKSIPISLTLPVGGHTPVETFRILKNLSRQCFILESLEDPNRHGRYTFLGYDPKLEISCTNGALSIKNGTHINMTVKNPGANINQIIEENRSPELPYLPPFTGGLVGYFSYDYIKYSEPGLNLDADDQEHFKDVDLMLFDKVVAYDHLEEKIILMVNIKTDAVKENYNRAVTELEKLARIIESGTPADMKPLKINSPFRPLFDEVQYCSMVRRAKDYIKEGDIFQVVLSNRLEADVEGSLFDTYRVLRERNPSPYMFYFSSDDIEIAGASPETLVKLLKGDLLTFPLAGTRPRGKTEDEDTALERELLTDPKELAEHNMLVDLGRNDLGKISRFGSVMLERYLSVEKFSHVMHLGSTVRSVIREGKTGTDAVEAVLPAGTLSGAPKIRACGIINELENNKRGIYGGAIGYLAFNGDMDTCIAIRIAFKKNGKVFVRSGAGIVADSVPEKEYQECENKMRGVLNALEEAQSMGTADSASPVQKWGHKK from the coding sequence ATGCCGTATCGACCAAGTCCGGAAGAAGCCGCCTCCCTTGCCGGGGATTTCAAGTCCATCCCCATATCCCTAACCCTGCCTGTGGGGGGACATACTCCGGTGGAGACCTTCAGGATCCTCAAGAATCTGAGCCGCCAGTGCTTTATCCTGGAAAGTCTGGAGGACCCCAACCGGCACGGCCGGTATACCTTTCTAGGCTATGATCCCAAACTGGAGATTTCCTGTACCAACGGCGCCCTCAGTATAAAAAACGGGACCCATATCAATATGACCGTTAAAAATCCCGGCGCAAATATCAATCAAATAATAGAAGAAAACAGAAGTCCCGAACTTCCCTATCTTCCCCCGTTTACCGGAGGTTTGGTGGGGTACTTTTCCTACGACTATATCAAGTACAGTGAGCCGGGACTGAACCTTGACGCCGATGATCAGGAACACTTTAAGGATGTGGATCTTATGCTCTTCGACAAGGTTGTGGCCTACGATCATCTGGAAGAGAAAATCATCCTTATGGTGAATATCAAAACCGATGCGGTGAAGGAAAACTACAACCGGGCGGTGACGGAACTGGAAAAGCTGGCCCGGATCATTGAAAGCGGAACCCCGGCGGACATGAAGCCCCTCAAGATTAATTCCCCCTTCCGGCCCCTTTTTGACGAGGTGCAGTATTGCTCCATGGTCCGGCGGGCCAAGGACTATATCAAGGAGGGGGATATTTTCCAGGTGGTGCTTTCCAACCGGCTGGAGGCTGATGTTGAAGGCAGTCTCTTTGACACCTATCGGGTACTCCGGGAGCGGAACCCATCGCCCTATATGTTCTACTTTTCCAGCGACGACATTGAAATTGCCGGCGCATCACCGGAGACCTTAGTAAAGCTGCTCAAGGGTGATCTCCTCACATTTCCCCTGGCGGGCACCCGTCCCCGGGGCAAGACCGAAGATGAGGATACGGCCTTAGAGCGGGAACTGCTTACGGATCCCAAGGAACTGGCGGAACACAATATGCTGGTGGACCTTGGCCGGAACGATCTGGGGAAGATCAGCCGCTTCGGATCGGTGATGCTGGAACGCTATCTTTCGGTAGAAAAGTTTTCCCATGTGATGCATCTGGGCTCCACCGTACGGAGCGTTATCCGGGAGGGCAAGACCGGGACTGACGCCGTAGAGGCGGTACTGCCGGCAGGAACCCTATCGGGGGCGCCGAAGATAAGGGCCTGCGGGATCATCAACGAGCTGGAAAACAACAAGCGGGGTATCTACGGCGGGGCCATAGGTTACCTGGCCTTTAACGGGGATATGGACACCTGTATCGCCATACGGATCGCCTTTAAGAAAAACGGCAAGGTCTTCGTCCGGTCCGGGGCAGGGATAGTGGCGGACAGTGTTCCTGAAAAGGAATATCAGGAGTGCGAAAATAAAATGCGGGGGGTACTGAACGCCCTGGAGGAAGCACAGTCAATGGGGACGGCGGATTCGGCGTCCCCTGTGCAAAAATGGGGGCATAAAAAGTGA
- a CDS encoding anthranilate synthase component II, translating into MILLIDNYDSFSYNLYQLIGGLNPDIRVIRNDEMTVADIVVLHPSHIVISPGPGRPADAGICEKLIAALAAQIPILGVCLGHQAICEVFGATVSYAKTLMHGKSSMIKVDTGSPLFAGMNETIQGARYHSLAARDNTIPADLKIIAAADDGEVMAVQHRKYPVYGVQFHPESILTPEGKQILINFLGVHND; encoded by the coding sequence GTGATTTTACTCATCGACAACTACGATAGTTTTTCCTATAATCTCTACCAGCTCATCGGCGGCCTCAATCCCGATATCCGGGTGATCCGGAATGACGAAATGACCGTGGCGGACATTGTGGTCCTCCATCCAAGCCACATCGTAATCTCCCCCGGCCCTGGCCGGCCCGCCGACGCCGGCATCTGCGAAAAGCTGATCGCCGCCCTGGCCGCTCAGATTCCCATACTTGGGGTGTGCCTGGGTCATCAGGCTATCTGCGAAGTGTTCGGCGCCACCGTAAGCTACGCAAAAACTCTGATGCATGGGAAGTCTTCGATGATCAAGGTGGATACCGGGAGTCCCCTCTTCGCAGGCATGAACGAAACCATACAGGGCGCCCGCTACCATTCCCTGGCTGCAAGGGACAATACCATCCCTGCGGATCTAAAGATTATCGCCGCCGCCGATGATGGGGAAGTTATGGCGGTACAGCACCGGAAATATCCGGTCTATGGCGTACAGTTCCACCCTGAATCAATTTTAACCCCCGAGGGGAAGCAGATACTTATCAACTTTTTAGGAGTTCACAATGATTAA
- the trpD gene encoding anthranilate phosphoribosyltransferase: MIKEAIIKAAGRKNLDYQTAEAVMDEIMGGKASDIQMAAYLAAMAVKGETIEEITASAAGMRKHCIRILHDMDVLEIVGTGGDRSNSFNISTTSSLVISAAGIPVAKHGNRAASSKSGAADVLEALGVDITVSPDRSLHLLKTIGLCFLFAQNYHLSMKYVAPVRKELGIRTIFNILGPLVNPAGANMELLGVYDQELTEPMARVLSNLGVKSALVVYGQDGLDEISMSAPTSVCEVRDGVFRSYVIEPEQFGFRRCNKEDLVGGTPAENAAISRAILSGEKGPKRDAVLLNSAAAIHIAKPEFSIADAIGIAKETIDSGKALNQLEQFINLSKAVEVPELSL; the protein is encoded by the coding sequence ATGATTAAAGAAGCTATTATAAAAGCCGCAGGCCGGAAAAATTTGGATTACCAAACAGCCGAGGCGGTGATGGACGAGATCATGGGCGGCAAGGCGAGCGATATCCAGATGGCGGCCTACCTTGCCGCTATGGCGGTAAAGGGCGAGACCATCGAAGAGATCACCGCCTCCGCCGCGGGTATGCGGAAGCACTGTATCCGCATACTCCACGATATGGATGTCCTGGAAATTGTAGGTACCGGCGGGGACCGATCTAATTCTTTCAATATAAGTACCACATCTTCTCTGGTAATTTCCGCCGCAGGTATCCCGGTGGCAAAACATGGTAACCGGGCGGCTTCCAGTAAGTCCGGTGCAGCGGATGTGCTGGAAGCCCTTGGTGTGGACATCACCGTTTCCCCGGACCGGAGCCTCCATCTGCTTAAAACAATCGGTCTCTGTTTCCTCTTTGCCCAGAACTATCACCTTTCCATGAAGTACGTAGCTCCGGTACGGAAGGAACTGGGCATCAGAACTATTTTCAATATTCTGGGTCCCCTGGTTAATCCGGCGGGGGCGAACATGGAACTCCTGGGGGTCTACGATCAGGAGCTTACTGAGCCCATGGCACGGGTACTTTCAAACCTGGGTGTAAAGAGCGCATTGGTAGTGTACGGCCAGGATGGGTTGGACGAAATTTCCATGAGCGCCCCTACTTCTGTCTGCGAAGTACGGGACGGGGTTTTTAGGTCCTATGTCATCGAGCCTGAGCAATTCGGTTTTAGGCGCTGTAACAAGGAAGACCTGGTGGGGGGAACTCCGGCGGAAAACGCCGCCATAAGCCGGGCTATCCTTTCCGGCGAGAAGGGACCAAAGCGTGACGCGGTGCTCCTCAACTCCGCTGCGGCTATCCACATCGCCAAACCGGAGTTTTCCATAGCCGACGCCATCGGTATCGCTAAAGAAACTATCGACAGCGGCAAGGCGCTAAACCAGCTGGAGCAGTTTATCAACCTTTCTAAGGCGGTCGAAGTGCCGGAACTTAGTCTATGA
- the trpC gene encoding indole-3-glycerol phosphate synthase TrpC: MILDDIAASTRIRVEKAKAARSPEQVRDAALTQAGLSREGDGKRLPAFEQALAVPGLSFICEVKKASPSKGIIAEDTPGAPGFPYLEIARDYEAAGASAISVLTEPDYFLGSDRYLREIAAAVQVPVLRKDFIIDTYQIYEAKLLGASAVLLICALLDTKTLGSYIKTADTLGLAALVEVHNEDEVRSALDAGARIVGINNRDLKTFTVDLATTTRLRKLIPAGILTVSESGIRGPEDIRGLTAETKIDAVLIGETLMRAADKRGYLQELRGELR; the protein is encoded by the coding sequence ATGATTCTGGATGATATTGCGGCAAGTACCCGCATACGGGTGGAAAAAGCAAAGGCCGCGCGATCCCCGGAACAGGTACGGGACGCAGCCCTGACCCAGGCTGGTCTGAGCCGGGAAGGGGATGGTAAACGGCTTCCGGCCTTCGAACAGGCCCTGGCCGTACCGGGCTTGTCCTTTATCTGTGAGGTCAAGAAGGCTTCTCCCTCCAAGGGAATTATCGCCGAAGATACACCCGGCGCGCCGGGTTTCCCCTACCTTGAAATAGCCAGGGATTACGAGGCTGCCGGGGCTTCGGCTATTTCGGTACTCACCGAGCCGGACTATTTTTTAGGCAGCGACCGGTATCTGCGGGAGATCGCCGCTGCGGTACAGGTCCCGGTTTTACGTAAGGATTTTATTATTGATACGTATCAAATCTACGAGGCGAAACTCCTTGGCGCCTCCGCAGTATTGCTGATCTGCGCTCTCTTGGACACAAAAACGCTCGGTAGCTATATTAAGACAGCGGATACTCTGGGCCTTGCCGCTCTGGTGGAGGTTCACAACGAAGATGAAGTCCGGTCCGCCCTGGACGCCGGCGCCCGGATAGTGGGGATAAACAACCGGGACCTTAAAACCTTCACCGTGGACCTTGCGACCACAACACGGCTGCGGAAACTGATTCCTGCGGGGATACTCACGGTGTCCGAAAGCGGTATCCGCGGGCCGGAGGATATACGGGGTTTAACTGCGGAAACGAAAATCGACGCGGTGCTGATCGGGGAAACCCTTATGCGGGCAGCGGATAAGAGAGGATATTTGCAGGAACTGCGCGGGGAACTCCGTTGA
- a CDS encoding phosphoribosylanthranilate isomerase → MKIKICGLSRDDDISFANEAGPDYIGFVFAKSKRRVSPDCAARLRARLRHDIVPVGVFVNAPVEEIAALYRDGIIGIAQLHGDESQGYIAELKKLTASVSSVPVLVIKAVQVESREDILDSVRSGADYLLLDHGTGGTGKPFDWALLEDGDFLNGLPVPCFLAGGIDMYNIEEALRFKPLGIDVSSGAETGSVKDRDKMIQLVQKVRNWK, encoded by the coding sequence ATGAAGATAAAAATTTGCGGGCTTTCCCGGGATGATGATATTAGTTTTGCTAACGAGGCGGGGCCGGATTATATTGGCTTTGTATTTGCCAAAAGCAAGCGCCGGGTTTCCCCGGACTGTGCGGCACGTTTGAGGGCACGATTGCGTCACGATATTGTACCGGTTGGGGTGTTCGTGAACGCTCCTGTGGAAGAAATCGCAGCCCTTTACCGGGATGGAATTATCGGTATCGCCCAGCTCCACGGAGATGAGAGCCAGGGGTATATTGCGGAGCTTAAGAAGCTTACCGCGTCGGTCAGTTCCGTCCCTGTTCTGGTGATTAAAGCGGTGCAGGTGGAGAGCCGGGAGGATATTCTGGACTCAGTGAGGAGCGGGGCGGATTATCTCCTGCTGGATCATGGGACGGGAGGGACCGGGAAACCCTTTGACTGGGCTTTGTTGGAGGATGGTGATTTTTTGAACGGGTTACCCGTCCCCTGCTTCCTTGCGGGTGGTATTGATATGTATAATATAGAAGAGGCCCTGCGGTTTAAGCCCCTTGGGATCGATGTTTCCAGCGGCGCGGAGACCGGCTCGGTTAAGGACCGGGATAAGATGATACAGCTTGTACAGAAAGTGAGGAATTGGAAATGA
- the trpB gene encoding tryptophan synthase subunit beta, which translates to MSDLQGSFPRKGRFGDYGGQYIPETLMNEIINLEKAYNHYKDDPEFNAELTDLLNNYAGRPSLLYYAEKMSADLGGAKIYLKREDLNHTGSHKINNVLGQVLLAKKMGKTRIIAETGAGQHGVAAATAAALLGLECEIFMGKEDTERQALNVYRMELLGAKVNAVISGTQTLKDAVNETMREWVGRVSDTHYVLGSVMGPHPFPTIVRDFQSVISREAREQILKREGKLPAAVIACVGGGSNAIGMFYHFIPDKTVKLIGCEAAGLGVDTEKHAATIAKGSVGIFHGMKSYFCQNDEGQIAPVYSISAGLDYPGIGPEHASLHDTGRAQYVPVSDEEAVSAFEYLARSEGIICAIESAHAVAHARILAPKIGNDENIIICLSGRGDKDVAAIARYRGSNINE; encoded by the coding sequence ATGAGCGACTTGCAAGGAAGTTTCCCGCGTAAGGGCAGATTTGGTGATTATGGCGGGCAATACATCCCGGAAACCCTGATGAACGAGATCATCAATCTGGAGAAGGCCTACAACCATTATAAGGATGACCCGGAGTTTAACGCGGAGCTCACGGATCTGTTGAATAACTATGCAGGGCGGCCTTCGTTGTTATACTACGCGGAAAAAATGAGCGCCGATTTGGGCGGGGCAAAGATTTACCTTAAGCGGGAGGACCTGAACCACACGGGATCCCACAAGATCAATAACGTTCTCGGACAGGTGCTGCTGGCAAAGAAGATGGGTAAGACCAGGATCATTGCTGAAACCGGAGCAGGTCAGCACGGAGTTGCCGCAGCCACCGCCGCGGCGCTTCTGGGGCTGGAATGTGAGATCTTCATGGGTAAGGAAGATACGGAACGCCAGGCCCTGAATGTGTACCGCATGGAACTTCTCGGCGCCAAGGTCAATGCGGTTATCTCCGGTACCCAAACCCTGAAGGATGCGGTGAACGAGACCATGCGGGAATGGGTCGGCCGGGTTTCAGATACCCACTATGTCCTGGGTTCCGTCATGGGGCCCCATCCCTTTCCAACCATAGTACGGGACTTCCAGAGCGTTATCAGCAGGGAAGCCCGGGAACAGATCCTGAAGCGGGAGGGGAAACTTCCCGCTGCGGTGATCGCCTGCGTGGGCGGGGGCAGCAACGCCATAGGTATGTTCTACCACTTTATTCCCGATAAAACAGTAAAACTGATAGGCTGCGAGGCCGCCGGCTTAGGGGTGGATACGGAAAAACACGCGGCCACCATTGCCAAGGGAAGCGTAGGCATATTCCACGGCATGAAGTCCTACTTCTGCCAAAATGATGAGGGGCAAATCGCCCCGGTCTATTCGATTTCCGCCGGGCTGGACTACCCCGGTATCGGACCGGAACACGCAAGCCTCCACGATACCGGCCGAGCCCAGTACGTGCCGGTAAGCGACGAAGAGGCGGTGTCCGCCTTTGAATACCTGGCCCGAAGCGAGGGGATCATCTGCGCCATCGAAAGCGCCCACGCCGTGGCCCACGCAAGGATCCTGGCGCCGAAGATCGGCAATGATGAAAATATCATCATCTGCCTCTCCGGACGGGGAGACAAAGACGTGGCCGCCATTGCGCGGTACCGGGGGAGCAATATCAATGAGTAA
- the trpA gene encoding tryptophan synthase subunit alpha — MSNINRAFKNKSAFIGFVTGGDPSIEKSEEFILDMIRAGADLVEIGIPFSDPIAEGPVIQEANIRALSAGATVEKLFGLVKSLRAKTEVPLVFLTYLNPVFHYGYDAFFKRSRDAGLDGIIIPDLPFEEQAEVREAAVKYGIDIISLIAPTSRSRIQEIAKAATGFIYLVSSMGVTGVRSEIRTDLDSIVTAVRDVTKVPAAVGFGIHTPAQASQIGKIADGVIVGSAIVKIIAEYGGDAGKYLYEYVKAMKAAIGQ, encoded by the coding sequence ATGAGTAATATCAACAGGGCTTTTAAAAACAAGAGCGCATTTATCGGTTTTGTCACCGGCGGTGACCCCAGCATTGAAAAATCCGAAGAGTTTATCCTGGATATGATCCGGGCCGGCGCGGACCTGGTAGAAATCGGCATCCCCTTCTCGGATCCCATCGCCGAAGGCCCGGTGATCCAGGAGGCTAATATCCGCGCCCTTTCCGCAGGAGCAACGGTAGAAAAACTATTCGGCCTGGTAAAGAGCCTGCGCGCAAAAACTGAAGTCCCCTTAGTTTTTCTCACCTACCTGAATCCGGTTTTCCATTACGGTTACGACGCTTTTTTTAAGCGAAGCCGGGATGCAGGCTTGGACGGTATCATCATCCCCGACCTTCCCTTTGAGGAACAGGCCGAAGTCCGGGAGGCCGCGGTCAAATACGGCATAGATATTATTTCCCTTATCGCCCCTACATCCCGGTCACGGATACAGGAAATTGCCAAGGCTGCTACGGGCTTCATCTACCTGGTATCTTCCATGGGCGTTACCGGGGTACGCAGCGAAATCCGAACCGATCTTGATTCCATTGTCACTGCGGTCAGGGACGTTACCAAGGTTCCGGCGGCGGTGGGGTTCGGTATTCATACCCCGGCCCAGGCTTCTCAAATCGGGAAGATTGCCGATGGGGTCATTGTGGGAAGCGCCATCGTCAAGATCATTGCGGAATACGGAGGCGATGCGGGGAAGTATCTCTACGAATATGTGAAAGCGATGAAGGCGGCTATCGGGCAATGA
- the buk gene encoding butyrate kinase, with the protein MAFLILSINPGSTSTKIAVYEDGDQIFFKTIDHTPEELGKFDTLLDQFDLRKDWVIQSLEEQDIDKSRLSAVVGRGGMLPPVHGGAYLVNEAMIEELRSDRVMPHASNLGALIAFSIAEPLGIPAYIYDAVTSDELYDVAKITGIPEITRHSFCHVLNSKASARKVAKMQGSRYEEKNYIVAHIGGGISVSAHEKGRIVDVITDDAGPFSPERAGSVPLGYIINICYHSGLTEKELNDKLKKNSGIMGHLHTNDCREVEKRIAAGDEFAARIYEAQAYQIAKGIGEMAPPLCGKIDGVILTGGMARSEYITRELSRRVSYLGEVFVIPGENEMESLALGALRILRGEENCSTYTTR; encoded by the coding sequence ATGGCCTTTCTGATTTTGTCAATAAATCCCGGATCAACATCCACCAAAATTGCGGTGTATGAAGATGGGGATCAGATTTTTTTCAAAACCATTGATCATACTCCGGAAGAATTGGGCAAATTCGATACCCTCCTGGATCAGTTTGATCTGCGCAAGGATTGGGTAATCCAATCTTTGGAAGAACAGGATATTGACAAGTCGCGCTTATCCGCCGTGGTTGGCCGGGGGGGTATGCTGCCTCCGGTTCATGGCGGCGCTTATCTGGTGAATGAGGCGATGATTGAGGAGCTGCGCTCCGATAGGGTGATGCCCCATGCGTCAAACCTTGGAGCCCTGATCGCCTTCAGTATCGCTGAGCCGCTTGGAATACCGGCGTATATCTACGATGCGGTTACCTCCGATGAGCTTTACGATGTGGCGAAGATCACCGGCATACCGGAGATAACCCGTCACAGTTTTTGTCATGTGCTCAATTCCAAAGCAAGCGCCCGGAAGGTGGCGAAGATGCAGGGATCACGCTACGAGGAAAAGAATTACATTGTGGCCCACATCGGCGGCGGTATATCCGTCAGTGCCCACGAAAAGGGACGTATTGTGGATGTAATTACCGACGATGCGGGTCCCTTCTCGCCTGAACGGGCGGGAAGCGTACCCCTGGGATATATCATCAATATTTGCTATCATTCAGGGCTTACCGAGAAAGAGCTGAACGATAAATTAAAAAAGAATTCCGGCATCATGGGGCATCTGCATACCAACGATTGCCGGGAGGTGGAAAAAAGAATTGCCGCCGGGGATGAGTTCGCCGCCCGGATCTACGAAGCCCAGGCGTATCAGATTGCCAAGGGCATAGGGGAAATGGCGCCTCCCCTTTGCGGTAAAATAGACGGCGTTATTTTAACCGGCGGTATGGCCCGTTCGGAATATATTACCCGGGAGCTTAGCCGCAGGGTTTCATACCTGGGCGAAGTTTTTGTTATTCCCGGCGAAAATGAAATGGAATCCCTGGCCTTAGGGGCCTTACGGATCCTGCGGGGGGAAGAAAACTGCTCCACCTACACAACCCGGTAG